TGCTCGGCGGGATGGCCGGGAGGTGGTCGACGCGGTCCTGATCGCGCGGGGAGCGGTACTGCCCGCCGATCCTGGGCTGGTCGCCGAGGTGATGGCAGGCGTGCCTGCGGAGACCGCGGACACCGTGAGCATGTACTGGTGGTCGGACACCCTGATGCTGACGGGCCCGGTGATCGACGAGGAGACGGTCGTCGAACTCCGCTCCGTGATGCACGACCTACTGCCTGCGGAGATCCGGCTGGAAGACCGCACATGGCAGGCCAGGCTCGGTGAGACGGCGACCTTCGGCGCCGAGGCGTTCCAGGAGAGCGTCAGCACGGTGTTGGCCGACGGCGGCGGGCTGAGGTTCGCGGCGGGTTCCACCCGGCTGACCGCTGCCGGGGCCGAGGTGCTCAACCGCTTGGCCGGTCTGCTCCGCGTCGCACCGGGAATGCCGGTGGTCTTGGAGAGTCACGCGCCGGAAGGCGAGTCCGAACTCGCCGGAGCACGTGCGGAGGCAGTCCGAGCACAGCTGCTCGATCAAGGCGTGTCCGGCTCGCTGGTCACCATGCGCAGCTCGCCTGACATCGCCGATGACAGTGACGTCGACGTCGTCGACGTGCAGATTGGTTAGGAGAGTGCGGTGGCCTGGTTGTTCGGGCAGGTGTTCCTGTTGTGCGTGTTGTCGTTCCTGCTGGGGTCGTTGGTGACCTGGCTGTTCGTGGCGCGCCAGCGGCGGATCGAGACCGGACGGGCCGTACGGACCGTCACGGTCGGCGAATCCGGTGAGACCGGCGAAGAGGACCGTGCACAGGCGGTCGAATCAGAACGGGGTGGTGACAAGGCGGCGAACGGCCTGCCCAAGCGGTTCATCGAGCCTGCGGGTGGGCCCGGACCGGAGGTCCTGCCGAGCTCGATGCTCCCGACCGAGGGCAGCTCCACCCCGGCGGAGTCCGATGCGGACGCAGAGTCGGTGCGGCTCACCTACGCCGTGGTGGATGGCGAACCCACCTGGCACCAACCCGCCGGAGGCGAACGGGAGAAGAGCGCGCCGAACGGCAATGGCAAGCATGCCTCGGATGGCGACGGGCAACACACCGCCCCGCTGGCCTCGGTACCCGCTCAGACCAGGGGACCGGTCGACGGTGCGGAACTGCCCGCCACCAACTCGGGCGAGCCGCGAATGGTCGTCCCCGGCCCATACCGGAACTCGGCTCGGCCCTCGCCAGACGGCACGGCTCCCGGTCCCGGTTACCTGGTGAAGGGCAACCAGAAGTCGAAGCTGTACCACACCAGCGATTCCCCGTACTTCGCACGCACCAAGGCCACGGTCTGGTTCCAGACCGAGACCGATGCCAAGAAGGCGGGCTTCACCTCCAGCTCGGTTCGTCGATCGAGCCCGGTGCGCTGAGCTCGGTCTTCGACGTGGGCTCGGCGGCGGGACCGCGTTAGCGCCCGCGCCCGCGCTTGCGGCAGCGAAACCGGCACCGGAACAAGAGGATGGGCGGTCACCGACCGGTGACCGCCCATCTGTCTAGCTGGATCTGAATGCTGCGTACTAGCCCCGTTGCGAACGGACGCCGAGGAGCACGTCCTCCCAGGACGGCACCATCGGATGGTTCTTCTTCCGGCGGGCACCGGCCTTGCCATCGTGGTCGCCGTCCGCCGAGGACGCCGCAGCCCCCTCCATCGCGTCCGCAGCCGCTCTGGCCGCCGCGCGCCGATCGCCGGGACGTGGTCCCGCGGTCAGTGGCGGAGGCACGAGCGTCTCGCGAGCCGGCGCATCCATCCCCAGCTCGACGGCGTCGCCCGGCCGATGCGCCTCGCGATCGCCTGCACCGGTCGGTTCGGCCGATGCAGCGTGTTCCTCGTCGACCGGCTCCTCATCGGTGATGGCCGGAATGATCGTGGTGTCCTCGTAGGGGTTGTCCAGTGCCTGTCTGGCCAACTGGGTCACCGGTCGGACCGTGCGCAGCGGCC
This Actinoalloteichus hymeniacidonis DNA region includes the following protein-coding sequences:
- a CDS encoding OmpA family protein, with the protein product MHRQLPRVGRTQSWRWLAMLVLVPAVLSTAGMIWPGAAIEETLTRRSEEILTESRISFTGVEVRGRDVRLSGIPAGRRSEAKAKLEEVPGVRTVNTVTTDDSAGGTMSVIPRGRQLAVFGLVPDEATKDRLLGEIRARRDGREVVDAVLIARGAVLPADPGLVAEVMAGVPAETADTVSMYWWSDTLMLTGPVIDEETVVELRSVMHDLLPAEIRLEDRTWQARLGETATFGAEAFQESVSTVLADGGGLRFAAGSTRLTAAGAEVLNRLAGLLRVAPGMPVVLESHAPEGESELAGARAEAVRAQLLDQGVSGSLVTMRSSPDIADDSDVDVVDVQIG
- a CDS encoding sunset domain-containing protein encodes the protein MAWLFGQVFLLCVLSFLLGSLVTWLFVARQRRIETGRAVRTVTVGESGETGEEDRAQAVESERGGDKAANGLPKRFIEPAGGPGPEVLPSSMLPTEGSSTPAESDADAESVRLTYAVVDGEPTWHQPAGGEREKSAPNGNGKHASDGDGQHTAPLASVPAQTRGPVDGAELPATNSGEPRMVVPGPYRNSARPSPDGTAPGPGYLVKGNQKSKLYHTSDSPYFARTKATVWFQTETDAKKAGFTSSSVRRSSPVR